A genomic window from Triticum urartu cultivar G1812 chromosome 7, Tu2.1, whole genome shotgun sequence includes:
- the LOC125522168 gene encoding uncharacterized protein LOC125522168, translated as MAPTLMELPGSLLTEILLRLPEPEDLARASAACPAFRRLATDASFLRRFRRLHAPRFLAFIDLDGFQPALPPHPAAPAARALASAADFSFSFLPSHCRWIPMDIRDGRVLLGRDHGKDARPPICRELAVCDPLHRRYVLLPPVPDALVASAERPPPVLRRPSDEPLLLPLGENGEGTATAFTVISMVHCETKLAPFVFSSSTGQWRAAAPMLWSAMPVSPMDPAYLRRHHAYGCFYWDSTNIKRKELLVLNIQRMEFSIAELPSSGWGTLGVAIVEAGQGRLGLFGIRDGTAGGSKHDLCYSVRHNKGKNSGQWQMVKTFSLGPEGLHYLKAATERCVLLICSEAPRLVGLSMEMPDLLEYISVDVKKLQLERVCVKPFGKSLSRTRIYAHFPPSLSSPTI; from the coding sequence ATGGCCCCGACGCTGATGGAGCTCCCGGGCAGCCTCCTCACTGAAATCCTCCTCCGGCTGCCCGAGCCGGAGGACCTCGCCCGCGCCTCGGCCGCCTGCCCCGCCTTCCGCCGCCTCGCCACCGACGCCTCCTTCCTGCGCCGCTTCCGCCGCCTCCACGCCCCGCGGTTTCTCGCCTTCATCGACCTCGACGGCTTCCAGCCCGCGCTCCCGCCCCACCCCGCCGCGCCCGCCGCCCGCGCGCTTGCCAGCGCCGCTgacttctccttctccttcctcccctCCCACTGCCGCTGGATCCCGATGGACATCCGCGACGGCCGCGTCCTCCTCGGCCGGGACCACGGGAAGGACGCGCGGCCCCCGATCTGCAGGGAGCTCGCAGTGTGCGATCCCCTGCACCGCCGCTACGTCCTGCTCCCTCCGGTGCCCGACGCCCTCGTCGCCTCGGCGGAGCGCCCACCCCCCGTTCTACGCAGGCCCTCGGACGagcctctcctccttccccttggcGAGAACGGTGAAGGGACGGCAACGGCATTCACGGTGATCTCAATGGTGCATTGCGAGACTAAGCTGGCCCCCTTTGTATTCTCTTCGAGCACCGGGCAGTGGCGAGCGGCGGCACCCATGCTTTGGTCGGCCATGCCAGTGTCGCCGATGGATCCTGCTTATCTCAGGCGGCACCACGCATATGGCTGCTTCTACTGGGACTCCACCAATATCAAGAGGAAAGAGTTGCTCGTGCTTAACATCCAGAGGATGGAGTTCTCCATCGCCGAGCTCCCATCCTCTGGTTGGGGCACGCTAGGCGTGGCCATTGTGGAGGCAGGGCAAGGCAGGCTTGGGCTGTTTGGGATCCGTGATGGAACTGCAGGTGGCAGCAAACATGACCTCTGCTATAGCGTTAGGCACAACAAAGGCAAGAATTCCGGTCAGTGGCAGATGGTGAAGACCTTCTCACTAGGTCCTGAGGGCCTGCATTATCTCAAAGCGGCAACAGAGAGGTGTGTGCTCCTGATATGTTCTGAAGCCCCACGGCTCGTCGGCTTGTCTATGGAGATGCCAGACTTGTTGGAGTATATCTCGGTGGACGTCAAGAAGTTGCAGCTTGAGAGGGTCTGTGTCAAGCCTTTCGGGAAGTCCTTGTCCAGGACGCGCATATATGCCCACTTCCCGCCATCGCTGTCTTCGCCGACGATATGA
- the LOC125520457 gene encoding AAA-ATPase At3g28540-like yields the protein MSPADVAGNLMPMWKKQKREPDECLTGLIEVLKQAKEDAAATKVKEAEEAKEAATKKAKEKEEAEVKKAKEEDKGKDKAPEVANGNINE from the coding sequence ATGTCGCCTGCCGACGTTGCAGGGAACCTTATGCCCATGTGGAAGAAGCAAAAGAGGGAGCCCGACGAGTGCTTGACAGGCCTCATCGAGGTGCTCAAGCAGGCCAAGGAGGATGCGGCGGCAACCAAGGTGAAGGAGGCAGAGGAGGCCAAGGAGGCCGCAACAAAGAAAGCCAAGGAGAAAGAGGAGGCAGAGGTGAAGAAAGCCAAGGAGGAAGACAAAGGGAAGGACAAAGCACCGGAGGTAGCCAATGGAAATATCAACGAGTGA